In Caproicibacterium amylolyticum, a genomic segment contains:
- a CDS encoding glycoside hydrolase family 3 C-terminal domain-containing protein codes for MSKQEKQNLFRQQAQQLVEKMTLEEAASQLRYDAPAVERLHIPACNWWNEALHGVARAGTATVFPQAIAMAAVFDEAEMSAMADIIAEEGRAKYNMQAAAGDRDLYKGLTFWSPNINLFRDPRWGRGQETYGEDPFLTARLGCAYVKALQGDGAYLKAAACAKHFAVHSGPEATRHGYDAKVSLHDLWDTYLPAFEALVKEADVAGIMGGYNRINGVPCCANPQLQKILRGKWGFHGYFVSDAWALHDLYQFSPLTEGPLDTAQLALPNGCDLDCGDTYPHIMEAFAKGMVTEKDIRTAAERLFTIRFALGEFAQDCPYDSIPFSEVDSAEHNAASLRMSEKSAVLLKNDGLLPLSLKSLHTIGVIGPNADSIEVLRGNYCGTASHWETNLRGIQDYVGGSARVLYAQGCHLYKDNVMDLAQQDDRLSEAAAVAAASDVVVLCLGLDPTIEGEQGDAGNEFAAGDKTDLRLPAPQRRLLQAVCASGKPVILAVNSGSALDLRFAQEHCTAILQLWYSGAHGGTALARLLFGDAVPAGRLPVTFYENTDDLPPFDDYGMAGRTYRYYRGTPLYPFGYGLSYSRFAYSNLQLEKDTLVSGESLRLTIEVQNTGAVTADEVTQIYLGKEQPGELDPAYRLCGFARTALAPGEIHRLTFEIPAVSFYSVDAQGQRRFEAGNYVVYAGGHQPDERSRALCGSEALSCRIYMR; via the coding sequence ATGAGCAAACAGGAAAAACAAAATTTGTTCCGACAGCAGGCACAGCAATTAGTGGAAAAGATGACGCTGGAGGAAGCAGCTTCGCAGCTTCGTTATGACGCGCCTGCAGTGGAACGCCTGCATATTCCGGCCTGCAACTGGTGGAATGAAGCACTGCACGGGGTGGCACGCGCAGGCACCGCCACGGTGTTCCCGCAGGCGATTGCGATGGCCGCTGTTTTTGATGAAGCGGAAATGTCTGCTATGGCGGATATTATTGCCGAGGAGGGGCGCGCCAAGTACAATATGCAGGCCGCTGCAGGTGACCGGGACTTGTACAAAGGTCTGACTTTCTGGTCGCCGAATATCAACCTTTTCCGTGACCCGCGCTGGGGCAGGGGGCAGGAAACTTACGGCGAGGATCCATTTTTAACAGCGCGGCTTGGCTGTGCCTACGTGAAAGCCCTGCAGGGGGACGGTGCTTACCTGAAAGCTGCTGCATGTGCAAAGCATTTTGCAGTGCACAGCGGCCCGGAAGCGACCCGCCACGGCTATGACGCTAAAGTCAGCCTGCACGACCTGTGGGATACCTATCTGCCCGCTTTTGAAGCATTGGTCAAAGAGGCGGATGTTGCAGGTATCATGGGTGGCTATAACCGCATCAATGGTGTGCCGTGCTGTGCAAATCCGCAGCTGCAGAAGATTCTGCGCGGAAAGTGGGGGTTTCACGGATATTTTGTTTCAGATGCGTGGGCACTGCATGACCTGTACCAGTTCAGCCCCTTGACCGAGGGACCGCTGGATACTGCACAGCTTGCTCTGCCCAATGGCTGCGACCTGGACTGTGGGGATACTTATCCGCATATCATGGAAGCGTTTGCAAAAGGAATGGTTACAGAAAAGGACATCCGCACAGCGGCAGAACGCCTTTTCACCATCCGCTTTGCACTTGGCGAATTTGCACAGGACTGCCCATATGACAGTATTCCGTTTTCAGAAGTAGATTCAGCGGAACACAATGCAGCTTCTCTGCGTATGAGTGAAAAATCCGCGGTGCTGCTGAAAAATGACGGCCTGCTGCCGCTTTCGCTGAAATCCCTGCACACCATCGGTGTAATTGGCCCGAACGCAGACAGCATTGAAGTCCTGCGCGGTAATTACTGCGGTACGGCATCCCACTGGGAAACCAACCTGCGCGGGATTCAGGACTATGTGGGCGGCAGCGCAAGGGTGCTTTATGCGCAGGGCTGTCACCTGTACAAAGATAATGTGATGGATTTGGCACAGCAGGATGACCGCCTGAGCGAGGCCGCCGCCGTAGCTGCTGCTTCAGATGTAGTGGTTCTCTGCCTTGGATTGGACCCGACCATTGAGGGCGAGCAGGGGGACGCCGGAAACGAGTTCGCGGCAGGCGATAAAACAGACCTGCGCCTGCCCGCGCCGCAGCGCCGCCTGCTGCAGGCGGTGTGTGCAAGCGGCAAGCCGGTGATTCTGGCGGTAAACAGCGGCAGCGCACTGGACCTGCGCTTTGCACAGGAACACTGCACGGCAATTTTGCAGCTGTGGTACAGCGGCGCACACGGCGGCACCGCGCTGGCACGGCTGCTGTTTGGTGATGCGGTGCCTGCCGGACGTCTGCCGGTCACGTTCTATGAAAATACGGACGACCTGCCGCCGTTTGATGATTACGGCATGGCGGGGCGCACCTATCGGTATTACCGCGGAACACCGCTTTATCCGTTTGGATACGGTCTTTCCTACAGCCGTTTTGCGTACAGCAATTTACAACTGGAAAAGGACACGCTTGTGTCCGGCGAAAGCCTGCGCCTGACTATAGAGGTGCAGAACACCGGTGCTGTAACAGCAGATGAGGTAACGCAGATATATCTTGGCAAAGAGCAGCCGGGTGAACTGGACCCGGCTTACAGACTGTGCGGCTTCGCGCGGACAGCTTTGGCTCCCGGCGAAATTCACCGCCTGACCTTTGAAATTCCTGCGGTTTCTTTTTACAGTGTGGATGCACAGGGGCAGCGCCGGTTTGAGGCCGGAAACTATGTCGTTTATGCCGGCGGACATCAGCCGGACGAGCGCAGCC